One window of the Pedobacter ginsengisoli genome contains the following:
- a CDS encoding transposase translates to MLTGYLENITSDRKLVEHCAMRMDILYFLGYDIDQELPWHSTISLSRQLYSISLFETLFNKVFSLCVVAGLVSGHTQAIDSAPVKANASMESLALKVPVESVGSYLKKADSENSEDKRNNKPIKEQHITAPEHQLKPVERLQQKIRNSEVKPMGASNKQAQLVSNKTHYTPHDPHARISVKPGKARKLNYHCSMAVDTAQGIISHVQADFADGRDSQYLPGLTNKIQHRLQKNELMLENLLADTGYSNGFNYHFLAQRNITAWIPVFGRYKPEIEGFPYDKEKDQYTCTMGKSIPFKRFNKSQDGSLLKNYWSAHKDCKNCPLKTDCIPNSNSKKINRSAYGEEYQRAYSQQHSKRGKQMKRLPQSTVEPVFGSLVHYYGLNKIGVIGKPGAHKVMLMSAIAFNLKKYMKFRVRKASDNLFKYVQKVKSHQYKLDNAPDQAFVISLN, encoded by the coding sequence ATGCTAACAGGTTATCTAGAGAATATCACATCAGACCGGAAGCTGGTTGAGCATTGCGCTATGCGAATGGATATACTTTATTTTTTAGGATATGACATAGATCAGGAGCTACCTTGGCACTCCACCATTAGTCTCAGTAGACAATTATATTCCATCTCTTTATTTGAGACCCTGTTCAATAAGGTGTTTAGTCTATGTGTAGTGGCAGGGTTGGTGTCTGGGCATACTCAGGCAATAGACTCAGCACCAGTTAAAGCTAATGCATCAATGGAATCCCTGGCCTTAAAAGTTCCTGTTGAATCAGTTGGAAGTTATCTTAAGAAAGCAGATTCAGAGAATAGTGAAGATAAAAGAAACAATAAACCGATTAAAGAGCAACATATCACTGCTCCAGAACATCAGTTAAAACCAGTGGAAAGGCTCCAGCAGAAAATACGCAATAGCGAAGTGAAACCTATGGGCGCTTCCAATAAACAGGCTCAACTAGTTAGTAATAAAACACACTATACCCCTCATGATCCCCACGCCCGTATTTCAGTTAAACCAGGTAAAGCAAGAAAGCTAAATTATCACTGCAGCATGGCTGTAGATACAGCACAGGGAATCATTAGCCATGTACAAGCTGATTTTGCGGATGGTCGTGATAGCCAATATTTACCTGGATTAACCAATAAGATACAGCACCGTCTGCAGAAAAATGAACTGATGTTAGAGAACCTGTTAGCAGACACGGGGTATTCTAATGGGTTTAACTATCATTTTTTAGCGCAAAGAAATATTACCGCATGGATACCTGTTTTTGGCAGGTACAAACCAGAAATAGAAGGATTCCCTTATGACAAAGAAAAGGATCAGTATACTTGTACAATGGGCAAATCAATACCTTTTAAGAGGTTTAATAAATCTCAAGACGGTAGTTTATTGAAGAATTACTGGTCAGCTCACAAGGACTGTAAAAACTGTCCTTTAAAGACTGACTGCATCCCAAATAGCAACTCGAAAAAAATCAACAGATCAGCCTATGGAGAAGAGTATCAAAGAGCATATAGTCAGCAGCATAGCAAAAGAGGTAAGCAAATGAAACGATTACCTCAAAGCACCGTGGAGCCAGTATTTGGAAGTCTTGTTCATTACTACGGCTTGAATAAAATTGGTGTAATAGGAAAACCCGGTGCACATAAAGTCATGTTGATGTCTGCAATAGCTTTCAATCTTAAGAAATACATGAAATTCAGAGTAAGGAAAGCCTCAGATAACCTCTTTAAGTATGTACAAAAAGTAAAGAGTCATCAATATAAACTAGATAATGCTCCAGATCAAGCATTTGTCATAAGCCTGAATTAA